The following coding sequences are from one Streptomyces sp. V3I7 window:
- a CDS encoding glutamate-5-semialdehyde dehydrogenase: MTTLSPYDAMSPVTQAAYRAKAAAADLAPLPRAAKDDALLAVADALEVRTAEIVEANALDVARAREAGTSEAIVDRLTLTPERVRAIASDVRDVAALPDPVGEIVRGSTLPNGIDLRQVRVPLGVVGIIYEARPNVTVDAAALCLKAGNAVLLRGSASAYESNTALVRVLRDAVGGAGLPADAVQLVPGESRESVRELMRARGLVDVLIPRGGASLIRTVVAESTVPVIETGTGNCHVYVDAHADLDMAIEILINSKAQRVSVCNSAETLLVHQDIAPVFLPRALDALAAAGVTVHADERVMAYAKDSEATVVEATPEDWETEYLSYDIAAAVVDSLDKAVEHIRLWTSGHTEAIVTTSQQAARRFTQLVDSTTVAVNASTRFTDGSQFGFGAEIGISTQKLHARGPMGLPELTSTKYIVTGDGHVRG, encoded by the coding sequence ATGACCACGCTCTCCCCGTACGACGCCATGTCCCCGGTCACCCAGGCCGCCTACCGCGCCAAGGCCGCCGCGGCCGACCTCGCCCCGCTCCCGCGGGCCGCGAAGGACGACGCCCTGCTCGCCGTCGCGGACGCGCTGGAGGTCCGTACGGCCGAGATCGTCGAGGCCAACGCCCTGGACGTCGCCCGGGCCCGCGAGGCCGGCACCAGCGAGGCGATCGTCGACCGGCTCACCCTCACCCCCGAGCGGGTCCGGGCCATCGCCTCCGACGTCCGGGACGTCGCCGCCCTGCCCGACCCGGTCGGCGAGATCGTGCGCGGCTCCACCCTCCCCAACGGCATCGACCTGCGCCAGGTCCGCGTCCCGCTCGGCGTCGTCGGCATCATCTACGAGGCCCGCCCCAACGTCACCGTCGACGCCGCCGCCCTGTGCCTGAAGGCCGGCAACGCGGTGCTGCTGCGCGGCTCGGCCTCCGCGTACGAGTCGAACACCGCCCTCGTCCGGGTCCTGCGCGACGCCGTGGGCGGGGCCGGGCTGCCCGCCGACGCCGTCCAGCTGGTGCCCGGCGAGAGCCGCGAGAGCGTGCGCGAGCTGATGCGCGCCCGCGGCCTGGTCGACGTCCTGATCCCGCGCGGCGGCGCCTCCCTCATCCGGACCGTCGTCGCCGAGTCCACCGTCCCGGTCATCGAGACCGGCACCGGCAACTGCCACGTCTACGTCGACGCCCACGCCGACCTCGACATGGCGATCGAGATCCTGATCAACTCCAAGGCGCAGCGCGTCAGCGTCTGCAACTCCGCCGAGACCCTCCTGGTCCACCAGGACATCGCCCCCGTGTTCCTGCCGCGCGCGCTGGACGCCCTCGCCGCGGCCGGGGTGACCGTGCACGCCGACGAGCGCGTGATGGCGTACGCCAAGGACTCCGAGGCGACCGTCGTCGAGGCGACGCCGGAGGACTGGGAGACGGAGTACCTCTCGTACGACATCGCCGCCGCCGTCGTCGACTCGCTCGACAAAGCCGTCGAGCACATCCGGCTGTGGACCTCCGGGCACACCGAGGCGATCGTCACCACCTCCCAGCAGGCGGCCCGCCGGTTCACCCAGCTGGTCGACTCCACCACGGTCGCCGTCAACGCCTCCACCCGCTTCACCGACGGCAGCCAGTTCGGCTTCGGCGCCGAGATCGGCATCTCCACCCAGAAGCTGCACGCCCGCGGCCCGATGGGCCTGCCCGAACTCACCAGCACGAAGTACATCGTGACCGGCGACGGGCACGTACGCGGCTGA
- a CDS encoding bifunctional glycosyltransferase/CDP-glycerol:glycerophosphate glycerophosphotransferase: MPRLSLVVPVYQVRSYLSECLDSVLTQDCTDFEVIAVDDCSTDGSGTILDEYARRDPRIRVTHLTDNVGLGRARNAGLEMAQGDYVLFLDSDDTLTPGALTAISDRIDATDSPEILVYDYARSYWDGRIRPNQRRDLLRADGPDVFRLTDRPGLLDLLQIVWNKAYRRDFIARHGLTFPPGYYEDAPWTFCSLISAESIAVLDRVCVEYRQRREGGNILRTVSRKHFDVFDQYRRVFDFLDERPELAEWRGPMFRKMVDHYLTVLKQPGRLPRVSRAEFFHRAAADYRALRPAGFVRPAGARGHKYTLLERDSYAAMAGVMAAVKFRQAVGSRARTALNRSKRGAMGVFYQSQLRLPLDENLALFSAYWSRGVSCNPAAVDAELARLAPHIRRVWAIRPDAVDQVPKGVRYVRVGSREYWTALARAKYLVNNVNFADSVVKREGQIHLQTHHGTPLKTMGLDQRKYPASTDMDFDKLLQRCDRWDFSLSSNRFSTAIWERVYPCPYTSLETGYPRNDVLVNATSDDVRRARAALGLAEGTRAFLYVPTHREYQPGFTPSLDLARLAEELGPDVTLMVRGHYFYGTSPHIAELRRSGRVVDVSGHPRVEELYLAADALITDYSSAMFDYAVLDRPIIIYAPDWDIYSAVRGTYFDLLQEAPGAVATSQAELIRLLGADPYGDEDAAARRAAFRRRFCEFDDGQAAERVVRRVFLGEQDLLPLVPFADRPHAPTPAQALALTERA; the protein is encoded by the coding sequence ATGCCCAGACTCTCCCTCGTCGTGCCGGTGTACCAGGTGCGGAGTTATCTGTCCGAGTGCCTGGACTCCGTACTCACGCAGGACTGCACGGACTTCGAGGTCATCGCGGTCGACGACTGCTCAACGGACGGGTCGGGCACCATCCTCGACGAGTACGCGCGGCGTGATCCGCGTATTCGCGTGACACACCTCACCGACAACGTGGGCCTCGGACGTGCGCGCAACGCCGGTCTGGAAATGGCGCAGGGCGATTACGTGCTGTTCCTGGACAGTGACGACACGTTGACCCCCGGCGCCCTCACGGCGATATCGGATCGCATAGACGCAACCGATTCCCCCGAGATACTCGTCTACGACTACGCGCGTTCCTACTGGGACGGACGAATACGTCCCAATCAGCGGAGGGATCTCCTCCGCGCCGACGGCCCGGACGTGTTCCGTCTCACCGACCGGCCAGGGCTGCTGGACCTGCTCCAGATCGTCTGGAACAAGGCCTACCGCCGCGACTTCATCGCCCGCCACGGCCTGACCTTCCCGCCGGGCTACTACGAGGACGCCCCCTGGACGTTCTGCTCCCTGATCAGCGCGGAGAGCATCGCCGTCCTGGACCGGGTCTGCGTGGAGTACCGGCAGCGGCGCGAGGGCGGCAACATCCTCAGGACCGTCAGCCGCAAGCACTTCGACGTCTTCGACCAGTACCGCCGCGTCTTCGACTTCCTCGACGAGCGCCCCGAACTCGCCGAGTGGCGCGGGCCGATGTTCCGCAAGATGGTCGACCACTACCTGACCGTCCTCAAGCAGCCGGGCCGTCTCCCCCGTGTCTCCCGCGCCGAGTTCTTCCACCGCGCCGCCGCCGACTACCGGGCCCTCAGGCCAGCGGGGTTCGTACGCCCGGCCGGTGCCCGCGGGCACAAGTACACGCTGCTGGAGCGCGACTCCTACGCCGCCATGGCGGGCGTCATGGCCGCCGTGAAGTTCCGGCAGGCTGTGGGCAGTCGGGCCCGCACCGCGCTCAACCGCTCCAAGCGGGGCGCGATGGGCGTCTTCTACCAGTCCCAGCTGAGGCTGCCGCTGGACGAGAACCTGGCGCTGTTCTCCGCCTACTGGAGCCGCGGCGTCTCCTGCAACCCGGCCGCCGTCGACGCCGAACTCGCCCGCCTCGCCCCGCACATACGCCGGGTGTGGGCGATCCGGCCGGACGCGGTGGACCAGGTGCCGAAGGGCGTGCGGTACGTCCGGGTCGGCTCGCGCGAGTACTGGACGGCCCTCGCCCGCGCCAAGTACCTCGTGAACAACGTGAACTTCGCGGACTCCGTGGTCAAACGCGAGGGCCAGATCCACCTCCAGACCCACCACGGCACCCCGCTGAAGACGATGGGCCTGGACCAGCGCAAGTACCCGGCCTCGACCGACATGGACTTCGACAAGCTCCTTCAGCGCTGCGACCGCTGGGACTTCAGCCTCAGCTCCAACCGGTTCTCGACCGCCATCTGGGAGCGCGTGTACCCCTGCCCGTACACCTCGCTGGAGACCGGCTACCCGCGCAACGACGTCCTCGTCAACGCCACGTCCGACGACGTGCGCCGGGCGCGCGCAGCACTCGGACTGGCCGAGGGCACCCGGGCCTTCCTGTACGTACCGACCCACCGCGAGTACCAGCCCGGGTTCACCCCGAGTCTCGACCTCGCCCGGCTCGCCGAGGAACTCGGCCCCGACGTCACCCTGATGGTGCGCGGCCACTACTTCTACGGCACCTCCCCGCACATCGCCGAGCTGCGCCGCAGCGGCCGGGTCGTCGACGTGTCGGGGCACCCGCGGGTGGAGGAGCTGTACCTCGCCGCGGACGCGCTGATCACGGACTACTCCTCCGCGATGTTCGACTACGCCGTCCTCGACCGGCCGATCATCATCTACGCGCCGGACTGGGACATCTACTCCGCGGTCCGCGGCACCTACTTCGACCTGCTCCAGGAGGCGCCCGGCGCGGTGGCCACCTCGCAGGCGGAACTGATCAGACTGCTGGGAGCGGACCCGTACGGCGACGAGGACGCGGCCGCGCGCCGCGCCGCCTTCCGCCGGCGTTTCTGCGAATTCGACGACGGACAGGCAGCCGAGCGCGTGGTGCGCCGCGTCTTCCTCGGTGAGCAGGACCTGCTGCCCCTCGTCCCGTTCGCCGACCGGCCCCACGCCCCGACTCCCGCGCAGGCACTCGCACTGACCGAGCGGGCCTGA
- a CDS encoding M48 family metallopeptidase gives MSDDGRQNGHERVPGRRRRRFPGLSSRAYEHPADRSALVALRRLSGFDTVFKALSALLPERSLRLLFLSDSVRVSEQQFAHLHDMLRDSCYILDLEKVPPMYVTQDPQPNAMCIGLDEPIIVVTTGLVELLDEEEMRAVVGHETGHALSGHAVYRTILLFLTSLAVKVAWIPLGNLAIMTIVTALREWFRKSELSADRAGLLVGQDPQASMRGLMKIAGGNHLHEMNVDAFLEQAEEFEAGGDLRDSVLKILNVLPRTHPFAAVRAAELKKWSESRDYQRIMDGHYPRRSEDRDTSVGDSFRESAASYAGDVKTSKDPLMKLVADLTGGAGNLGGRVKRGFSGFTSPPPPKDRDTKADGPSGRPSTDEPPTHEPPTDEPPTDEPPTDGTTSREGD, from the coding sequence ATGTCCGACGACGGCCGGCAAAACGGGCACGAGCGCGTGCCCGGCAGGCGGCGCAGGCGTTTCCCGGGGCTCTCCTCGCGTGCGTACGAGCACCCGGCGGACCGCTCCGCCCTGGTGGCGCTGCGCAGGCTGAGCGGTTTCGACACCGTCTTCAAGGCGCTCAGCGCGCTGCTCCCGGAGCGGAGCCTGAGGCTGCTGTTCCTGTCCGACTCGGTGCGCGTCTCGGAGCAGCAGTTCGCGCACCTGCACGACATGCTGCGGGACTCCTGCTACATCCTGGACCTCGAGAAGGTCCCGCCCATGTACGTCACGCAGGATCCGCAGCCGAACGCGATGTGCATCGGCCTGGACGAGCCGATCATCGTCGTCACCACCGGGCTCGTCGAGCTGCTGGACGAGGAGGAGATGCGGGCGGTCGTCGGCCATGAGACGGGGCACGCCCTGTCCGGGCACGCGGTGTACCGCACGATCCTGCTGTTCCTGACCAGCCTGGCGGTCAAGGTCGCCTGGATCCCGCTGGGCAACCTCGCGATCATGACGATCGTGACGGCGCTGCGGGAGTGGTTCCGCAAGTCGGAGCTGTCCGCCGACCGGGCGGGCCTGCTGGTCGGGCAGGATCCGCAGGCCTCGATGCGCGGCCTGATGAAGATCGCGGGCGGCAACCATCTGCATGAGATGAACGTGGACGCGTTCCTGGAGCAGGCCGAGGAGTTCGAGGCCGGGGGCGACCTGCGCGACTCCGTGCTGAAGATCCTCAATGTGCTGCCCCGTACGCACCCGTTCGCCGCCGTCCGCGCGGCCGAGCTGAAGAAGTGGTCCGAGTCCCGCGACTACCAGCGGATCATGGACGGCCACTACCCGCGGCGCAGCGAGGACAGGGACACCTCGGTCGGCGACTCGTTCAGGGAGTCGGCCGCGAGCTACGCCGGCGACGTGAAGACCTCCAAGGACCCGCTGATGAAGCTGGTCGCGGACCTCACGGGCGGGGCCGGGAACCTGGGCGGCCGGGTGAAGCGCGGCTTCAGCGGCTTCACCAGCCCGCCGCCGCCGAAGGACCGGGACACCAAGGCGGACGGACCGTCGGGCCGGCCGTCCACCGACGAGCCACCCACCCACGAGCCGCCCACCGACGAGCCGCCGACGGACGAGCCGCCGACGGACGGCACCACGTCACGCGAGGGCGACTGA
- the proB gene encoding glutamate 5-kinase, with product MAGARRIVVKVGSSSLTTAAGGLDADRVDALVDVLAKSHGGGEREVVLVSSGAIAAGLAPLGLRRRPKDLARQQAAASVGQGLLMARYTASFARYGVRVGQVLLTSDDMSRRAHHRNASRTLDKLLAMGAFPVVNENDTVATDEIRFGDNDRLAALVAHLVRADLLVLLSDVDGVYDGDPGRAGTSRIAQVRGPADLAHVEIGSAGKAGVGTGGMITKVEAARIAAAAGIPVVLTSTVHAADALSGADTGTWFHPTGKRSADRLLWLQHASAPQGSLTLDDGAVRAVVERRTSLLPAGIAAVEGEFSAGDPVELRDGRGHPVARGLVNFDAKEIPQLIGRSTRELARELGPAYEREVVHRDDLVILHA from the coding sequence GTGGCCGGCGCCCGCAGAATCGTCGTCAAGGTGGGCTCCTCCTCCCTGACCACCGCCGCCGGCGGCCTCGACGCCGACCGGGTGGACGCGCTCGTCGACGTCCTCGCCAAGAGCCACGGCGGCGGCGAGCGGGAGGTCGTGCTCGTGTCCTCCGGCGCCATCGCCGCCGGCCTCGCCCCGCTGGGCCTGCGCCGCCGGCCCAAGGACCTCGCCCGCCAGCAGGCCGCCGCCAGCGTCGGCCAGGGCCTGCTCATGGCCCGCTACACCGCCTCCTTCGCCCGCTACGGCGTCCGCGTCGGCCAGGTGCTGCTCACCTCCGACGACATGAGCCGCCGCGCCCACCACCGCAACGCCTCCCGCACCCTCGACAAGCTCCTGGCGATGGGTGCCTTCCCGGTCGTCAACGAGAACGACACCGTCGCCACCGACGAGATCCGCTTCGGCGACAACGACCGCCTCGCCGCCCTCGTCGCCCACCTCGTCCGCGCCGATCTGCTGGTCCTGCTGTCCGACGTCGACGGCGTGTACGACGGCGACCCCGGCAGGGCGGGCACCTCGCGGATCGCCCAGGTGCGCGGCCCCGCCGACCTCGCGCACGTGGAGATCGGCAGCGCGGGCAAGGCCGGCGTCGGCACCGGCGGCATGATCACCAAGGTCGAGGCCGCCCGGATCGCGGCCGCCGCGGGCATCCCCGTCGTCCTCACCAGCACCGTCCATGCCGCCGACGCCCTCTCCGGCGCCGACACCGGCACCTGGTTCCACCCCACTGGCAAGCGCTCCGCCGACCGGCTCCTGTGGCTCCAGCACGCCTCCGCCCCGCAGGGCTCGCTCACCCTGGACGACGGCGCCGTGCGCGCGGTCGTCGAGCGGCGCACCTCGCTGCTGCCGGCCGGGATCGCCGCCGTCGAGGGCGAGTTCAGCGCGGGCGACCCGGTCGAGCTGCGCGACGGGCGCGGGCACCCGGTGGCCCGCGGGCTCGTCAACTTCGACGCCAAGGAGATCCCCCAGCTGATCGGCCGCTCGACCAGGGAGCTGGCGCGTGAGCTCGGCCCGGCGTACGAACGCGAGGTCGTACACAGGGACGACCTGGTGATCCTGCACGCGTAA
- the nadD gene encoding nicotinate-nucleotide adenylyltransferase, with translation MGEQDMPVGPAQGAANGVADDATQDATARDAARHRASGAASSTARARATRPVEGPMHLGKRRLGVMGGTFDPIHHGHLVAASEVATQFQLDEVVFVPTGQPWQKTHRKVSPAEDRYLMTVIATAENPQFSVSRIDIDRGGPTYTVDTLRDLRALNPDTDLYFITGADALAQLLTWRDSDELFSLAHFIGVTRPGHHLTDPGLPEGGVSLVEVPALAISSTDCRARVAHGDPIWYMVPDGVVRYIDKRELYRGE, from the coding sequence ATGGGAGAGCAGGACATGCCTGTCGGTCCGGCACAGGGCGCGGCGAACGGCGTGGCGGACGACGCGACGCAGGACGCGACGGCGCGTGACGCGGCGCGGCACAGGGCGAGCGGCGCGGCGAGCAGCACGGCGAGGGCCCGGGCCACCAGGCCGGTCGAGGGGCCCATGCACCTGGGCAAGCGCCGTCTCGGCGTCATGGGCGGGACGTTCGACCCGATCCACCACGGGCACCTCGTGGCGGCCAGCGAGGTCGCCACGCAGTTCCAGCTCGACGAGGTGGTCTTCGTGCCCACCGGCCAGCCGTGGCAGAAGACCCACCGCAAGGTGTCCCCGGCCGAGGACCGTTATCTGATGACGGTCATCGCGACCGCCGAGAACCCCCAGTTCTCGGTGAGCCGCATCGACATCGACCGCGGCGGACCCACCTACACCGTGGACACGCTGCGCGACCTGAGGGCGCTCAACCCCGACACCGACCTCTACTTCATCACCGGTGCGGACGCCCTCGCCCAGCTCCTGACGTGGCGCGACTCCGACGAGCTGTTCTCCCTCGCGCACTTCATCGGGGTCACCCGGCCCGGACACCATCTGACCGATCCCGGTCTGCCGGAGGGGGGCGTCTCGCTCGTCGAGGTTCCCGCGCTCGCCATCTCCTCCACAGACTGCCGTGCGAGAGTCGCCCATGGCGACCCCATCTGGTACATGGTGCCGGACGGCGTCGTGCGCTACATCGACAAACGCGAGCTGTACCGCGGCGAGTGA
- the galE gene encoding UDP-glucose 4-epimerase GalE — MSWLVTGGAGYIGAHVVRAMTRGGEDVVVYDDLSTGDADRVPTGVPLVVGSVLDGELLERTMREHAVTGVVHIAGKKQVGESVERPLHYYRENVTGLQTLLDAMAAAGVDRIVFSSSAAVYGMPDVDLVTEDTPCAPMSPYGETKLIGEWLIAAAARAHGIRAASLRYFNVAGAAAPELADSGAFNLIPMVFERLEAGEAPRVFGDDYATPDGTCVRDYIHVEDIASAHLAAAQHLRDAAEGTSLILNIGRGEGSSVREMVDRILKVTGNEQVAPEVTARRPGDPARVVASAGRIREELGWTARHGLDEMIESAWQGWRRRHD, encoded by the coding sequence ATGAGCTGGCTGGTGACGGGTGGGGCCGGGTACATCGGCGCCCATGTGGTGCGTGCGATGACCCGCGGCGGCGAGGACGTGGTCGTGTACGACGACCTCTCGACCGGAGACGCCGACCGGGTGCCCACCGGTGTCCCGCTGGTCGTCGGCAGTGTGCTGGACGGCGAGCTCCTGGAGCGGACGATGCGCGAGCACGCCGTGACCGGCGTCGTGCACATCGCGGGCAAGAAGCAGGTGGGGGAGTCGGTCGAGCGCCCGCTCCACTACTACCGGGAGAACGTCACCGGTCTGCAGACCCTGCTCGACGCGATGGCCGCCGCCGGCGTCGACCGGATCGTCTTCTCCTCCTCGGCCGCCGTGTACGGCATGCCGGACGTGGACCTCGTCACCGAGGACACCCCCTGCGCGCCCATGAGCCCCTACGGCGAGACCAAGTTGATCGGCGAGTGGCTGATCGCCGCGGCCGCCCGCGCCCACGGCATCCGGGCCGCCTCCCTGCGCTACTTCAACGTCGCCGGCGCGGCCGCCCCCGAACTCGCCGACTCCGGCGCCTTCAACCTCATCCCGATGGTGTTCGAGCGGCTGGAGGCCGGCGAGGCCCCGCGCGTCTTCGGCGACGACTACGCCACCCCGGACGGCACCTGCGTACGCGACTACATCCACGTCGAGGACATCGCCTCCGCCCACCTAGCGGCCGCGCAACACCTGCGCGACGCCGCCGAGGGGACCTCGCTGATCCTCAACATCGGCCGGGGCGAGGGCAGTTCGGTCCGCGAGATGGTGGACCGCATTCTCAAGGTAACCGGCAACGAGCAGGTGGCGCCCGAGGTGACGGCCCGGCGGCCCGGCGACCCGGCGCGCGTGGTGGCGTCGGCGGGACGTATCCGCGAGGAACTCGGGTGGACCGCCCGCCACGGCCTGGACGAGATGATCGAGTCCGCCTGGCAGGGCTGGCGCCGCCGGCACGACTGA